The following coding sequences are from one Paenibacillus sp. FSL R5-0912 window:
- a CDS encoding type I polyketide synthase: protein MDKDTSYDIAIIGMSCRVPDAGNLDEFWDNLKQGRESIQFFSTEEMAREGEVSFTKSNYVNAGGILEEIEEFDNTFFDMSSSEADISDPQHLIFLEAVWNALEDSGNIPGRYPGIIGMFGSSSTNTYLYRNLLPNRDLMDTLGIHPLLIGNEKDFLSTRVSYKLGLTGPSMTVQTACSSSLVAVHMAIQSLLNGECTMAAAGGVTVRSSQRVGYEFSEGGILSPDGICRAFDENANGTVTGNGVGVVILKRYEDAVREGDSIYAVIKSSAVRNDGLHKVGFTAPGVEGQIQTIRDAINLSGVRPEDISYVEAHGTGTRLGDPVELSALCQVYAEYTDRKAFCALGSVKSSIGHLDVAAGVVGLIKVAMMLRNRKMVPTVNFLSPNLELNLEKSPFYINTECEEWESEGNRFAGVSSFGLGGTNCHIILEEYVPERMKGKERPLYLVPLSAKTETSLISYTDKLLNQLKKNGYPLADVAYTLATGRKLFKYRRAIVCGNLEELKTKLGSTTEIKKSPSRTHPLTLLVSDMEAGMLDKLYSQLSACGGSFASSQLASSEILSRHGLTCSDLLDCAAGRICTERPAWLTKQAAGRTASYICNLSLLSGIITEFGLMPNTYAYTGDGHYAIKVLLGQIRVEDVLDILLEDPASSGRGTDADIKSTAELYDGNRRAGHLFHIGCMELNKEAADQVHQIAGIQEDVSEYSLFQSIMETVGALWCSGIAIDWEKYYEGLEAKRVSLATYSFERTRHWIEAKPQTEPQTEPGITVSNEAGGRSPEEVTSRLVEIWRRHLPVEQINMDTDFFMAGGDSFRAIQIQSQISQEFGVQLSLSRFIAEPTLGTQVQQLLSKLGGEEVHHARTDEPDERVVRLRSGDDAQSPVFLIHPAGGTVMVYKALVQELNCNRNIFAIQVGMPAERAGEKKECIEETAAEYIKLIKRLYPQGPYLLGGHSYGGNVAFEMSLQLQRTGDLVAELLLFDSHPPKAYFNNKVMTDEKFLEAFPIIASLYFPNDNIREDAGAPSVRVITQPREDIAGIVGYLKKYSTQLSLLPDEEIMHFFQVWVSNHNALRTHNPLEMYNGRLHFFQAQQPQPREILEILNINLQHGMDLAEWGRLSADFCVYPIPGTHYSMLNEPNVRIMARSLEGIV, encoded by the coding sequence TTGGATAAGGATACGAGCTACGATATTGCGATTATAGGAATGTCCTGCCGGGTACCCGATGCGGGGAATTTGGATGAATTCTGGGACAACCTGAAGCAAGGCAGAGAAAGCATACAGTTCTTCTCCACCGAGGAAATGGCCCGGGAGGGGGAAGTATCATTTACTAAAAGCAACTATGTAAATGCTGGCGGAATTCTGGAGGAGATTGAGGAATTCGACAACACCTTTTTTGACATGTCCTCATCGGAGGCCGACATTTCAGACCCTCAGCACCTTATATTCCTGGAAGCTGTCTGGAATGCCCTTGAGGACTCCGGGAATATCCCGGGGAGGTATCCGGGGATCATCGGGATGTTCGGGAGCTCCAGCACTAATACATACTTGTACCGCAACCTGCTGCCGAATCGCGATCTTATGGATACGCTGGGTATTCACCCGTTGCTGATTGGGAACGAAAAGGACTTTCTTTCCACTCGGGTATCATACAAGCTGGGCTTAACGGGCCCCAGCATGACTGTTCAGACTGCATGCTCAAGTTCTTTGGTTGCTGTGCATATGGCAATTCAAAGCTTGCTGAATGGAGAATGTACTATGGCGGCGGCTGGCGGCGTTACGGTCAGATCGTCACAACGGGTAGGGTATGAGTTCAGCGAAGGCGGAATTTTGTCACCCGATGGGATATGCCGGGCATTTGATGAAAATGCGAACGGCACGGTAACTGGAAACGGAGTCGGGGTTGTGATTCTGAAGCGCTATGAGGATGCAGTCCGAGAAGGGGATTCTATCTATGCCGTTATCAAATCCAGCGCGGTGAGAAACGATGGATTACATAAAGTCGGGTTTACAGCTCCGGGAGTTGAGGGCCAAATCCAGACGATCCGGGATGCGATTAATTTATCCGGTGTCCGTCCAGAGGATATCAGCTATGTGGAAGCTCATGGAACTGGCACACGGCTTGGAGACCCGGTGGAACTGTCTGCTCTTTGTCAGGTGTATGCAGAATATACTGATCGAAAAGCCTTTTGCGCTTTGGGGTCCGTCAAATCTTCAATAGGACACCTGGACGTGGCTGCAGGCGTTGTCGGCTTAATTAAAGTGGCTATGATGCTGCGTAACAGGAAAATGGTGCCGACCGTAAATTTTTTATCCCCTAATCTGGAATTAAACCTGGAGAAAAGCCCGTTCTATATTAACACGGAGTGTGAGGAATGGGAGAGCGAGGGAAACCGGTTTGCGGGCGTCAGTTCCTTCGGACTCGGGGGGACTAACTGCCATATCATTCTGGAGGAGTATGTGCCGGAGCGTATGAAGGGAAAGGAGCGGCCGCTGTATCTGGTGCCGTTGTCGGCCAAAACAGAAACCTCATTGATCAGCTACACGGACAAACTGCTAAACCAGCTGAAAAAAAACGGCTATCCATTGGCTGATGTTGCGTATACACTTGCCACTGGACGAAAGCTCTTTAAATACCGCCGGGCAATTGTCTGCGGAAATTTGGAGGAGCTGAAGACTAAGCTCGGCTCTACTACGGAGATAAAGAAGTCCCCATCCCGGACACATCCTTTGACGTTGCTTGTTTCCGATATGGAAGCTGGGATGTTGGACAAGCTGTATTCTCAACTATCTGCTTGCGGAGGTTCCTTTGCCAGCAGCCAGTTGGCCAGCTCGGAAATTCTGAGCAGGCATGGGCTGACTTGCAGCGACTTGCTGGATTGCGCCGCTGGAAGGATCTGCACGGAGCGGCCAGCCTGGCTAACCAAACAGGCTGCCGGGAGAACGGCCTCTTATATCTGCAACCTGTCGCTTCTCTCTGGAATTATTACCGAGTTTGGATTGATGCCGAATACTTACGCTTACACAGGCGATGGACACTATGCGATCAAGGTACTACTTGGCCAGATCAGAGTGGAGGATGTGCTGGACATCCTGCTGGAGGACCCGGCATCATCCGGACGCGGCACAGACGCTGATATTAAATCCACAGCTGAGTTATATGACGGCAACCGTAGAGCTGGACATCTCTTCCATATCGGCTGTATGGAGTTAAATAAGGAAGCCGCAGATCAGGTGCATCAGATCGCCGGAATCCAGGAGGATGTGTCGGAGTATTCGCTGTTCCAAAGCATCATGGAGACGGTTGGAGCGTTATGGTGCAGCGGTATAGCTATAGATTGGGAGAAGTATTATGAAGGACTTGAGGCTAAAAGAGTGTCCCTAGCCACATACAGCTTCGAACGGACGCGTCACTGGATCGAAGCCAAGCCACAAACCGAGCCTCAAACCGAGCCTGGTATCACAGTATCTAATGAGGCAGGCGGCAGATCGCCGGAGGAGGTCACCTCCAGACTTGTGGAAATTTGGCGCCGGCATCTCCCTGTGGAACAAATAAATATGGATACTGACTTTTTTATGGCCGGTGGGGATTCATTCCGGGCTATTCAGATTCAATCTCAAATAAGTCAGGAATTCGGAGTTCAGCTGTCATTGTCCAGATTCATAGCAGAGCCTACTCTTGGAACTCAGGTCCAACAATTGCTGTCCAAGCTTGGAGGAGAGGAAGTTCACCATGCGAGAACCGATGAGCCGGATGAGCGTGTGGTGAGGCTTAGAAGTGGTGATGATGCCCAGTCTCCGGTCTTTCTGATCCATCCTGCGGGAGGAACGGTGATGGTGTACAAGGCGCTGGTTCAGGAATTAAACTGCAACCGTAATATATTCGCGATCCAGGTGGGGATGCCCGCAGAGCGGGCGGGTGAGAAGAAGGAATGCATTGAGGAGACAGCGGCCGAATATATTAAGTTAATTAAGCGCCTATACCCTCAGGGGCCGTATCTTCTAGGGGGGCACTCTTACGGAGGGAATGTTGCCTTTGAAATGTCGCTTCAATTGCAGCGGACCGGGGATTTGGTAGCGGAGCTGCTGTTGTTCGACAGCCATCCGCCTAAAGCTTATTTTAATAACAAGGTCATGACCGATGAGAAATTCCTCGAGGCATTCCCTATTATTGCTTCCTTGTACTTTCCAAACGATAACATTCGAGAGGATGCGGGGGCTCCGTCTGTTCGCGTAATCACGCAGCCCCGGGAGGATATTGCGGGTATTGTCGGCTATTTGAAGAAATATTCAACTCAGTTGAGCCTGCTGCCCGATGAGGAGATCATGCATTTCTTCCAGGTATGGGTCAGTAACCACAACGCATTGAGAACTCATAATCCGCTGGAAATGTATAACGGGCGGCTGCATTTCTTCCAGGCACAGCAGCCTCAGCCCAGAGAAATACTTGAGATATTGAACATTAATTTACAACACGGAATGGATCTGGCCGAATGGGGAAGACTGTCTGCAGATTTCTGCGTATACCCCATTCCCGGCACGCATTATTCAATGCTGAACGAGCCTAATGTCCGAATCATGGCAAGAAGTTTAGAGGGGATTGTGTAA
- a CDS encoding HXXEE domain-containing protein has translation MNQLISDTAILWLLPIIFMIHDFEEIIPTPGWVQRNKEQIYNKIPGFAKSRVEKMSSLTGSQFSAAVGVLFVLFSAAAFLAYEYHFYLLYMVLSLGLFLHSFFHIGVSLFLRRWTPGVATSVLLLLPYGVLSIDYFIRNDLFVFPDILYFSLIVILLFMPFLQFLHFIGRKLARS, from the coding sequence ATGAACCAGCTGATTAGTGACACCGCTATTTTATGGCTGCTCCCGATCATATTTATGATTCATGATTTTGAAGAGATCATTCCTACTCCCGGATGGGTTCAGAGAAACAAGGAGCAGATATACAATAAGATTCCCGGCTTCGCCAAATCCAGAGTGGAAAAAATGTCCTCCCTTACGGGGTCTCAATTCTCAGCGGCGGTGGGAGTGCTGTTTGTCCTATTTTCGGCCGCAGCATTCCTAGCTTATGAGTATCATTTTTATCTTCTTTACATGGTGCTGAGCCTTGGATTGTTCCTGCACTCCTTCTTTCACATAGGGGTATCGCTGTTTTTGAGGAGATGGACGCCGGGCGTTGCAACAAGCGTGCTTCTACTTCTTCCATACGGTGTTCTAAGTATTGATTACTTCATTCGCAATGATCTGTTTGTGTTCCCGGATATTTTGTATTTCAGCCTGATTGTAATCCTCTTATTTATGCCATTTCTTCAATTTCTTCATTTCATTGGAAGAAAGCTGGCGAGATCATAA
- a CDS encoding ACP S-malonyltransferase, whose translation MNKLALLFPGQGSQYIGMGKEWIGTCREAATVYEEASDWSGVDVKKLCTEETAALDGSRNTQLAVLANSVAMFKVYEERVGIQPAISAGHSLGEYSALTCAGALEFSDAVRLIARRGQFMEEACAEVEGGMAAVTGVSPLMVEELCALVSEPGQFVQPSNYNTDQQTVISGHKKKLEEALDVLDRRGIHYKRLPVSLPAHSRILLPARDRLAEEMRSLTIRMPKWEVVSNLKASPYCSVEEIRHSLPDQIVSPVLWSSTMRFLQSSGITVAVEIGPKTVLRNLLRQSAPGIRSLAFDVAEDRKLLLQYMSSELYRQNDAHFISLCMGIAVSVRNRNYNQEEYEEGVIIPYREMSKMKRTYEARGYSPDVADRDKVLEYLVQILETKKYPHEQIRRRIGTLTAERRM comes from the coding sequence ATGAACAAGCTTGCACTTCTGTTTCCAGGGCAAGGTTCACAGTACATTGGGATGGGAAAAGAATGGATCGGCACTTGCCGGGAAGCTGCTACAGTCTATGAAGAAGCCAGTGACTGGTCTGGAGTAGACGTGAAAAAATTATGCACGGAAGAAACGGCTGCACTGGACGGCAGCCGCAACACCCAGCTTGCAGTACTGGCGAACAGTGTTGCCATGTTCAAAGTCTACGAGGAGAGGGTAGGGATTCAACCGGCCATTTCTGCCGGACACAGTCTGGGAGAGTATTCCGCTTTGACCTGCGCGGGTGCACTCGAATTCTCTGATGCAGTCAGGCTGATTGCCAGACGAGGGCAATTTATGGAGGAAGCCTGCGCAGAGGTGGAGGGAGGAATGGCTGCCGTCACAGGCGTTAGTCCTCTTATGGTTGAAGAGTTATGCGCCTTGGTTTCCGAGCCCGGTCAATTCGTTCAACCGTCTAACTACAATACCGATCAGCAAACTGTAATCTCGGGGCATAAGAAGAAGCTGGAGGAGGCTTTAGACGTTCTGGACAGACGTGGAATCCACTATAAGCGGCTCCCGGTAAGCTTGCCCGCTCACAGCCGGATATTGCTGCCAGCCAGAGACCGACTGGCGGAAGAGATGCGCTCTCTTACTATCCGCATGCCCAAGTGGGAGGTTGTTTCCAACCTCAAGGCGAGTCCTTATTGCTCGGTGGAAGAAATCAGACATTCCTTACCTGATCAGATTGTATCCCCAGTTTTATGGTCCAGCACCATGCGGTTCCTGCAAAGCAGCGGAATTACGGTTGCCGTTGAAATTGGGCCAAAGACGGTTCTGCGTAATTTGCTTCGTCAATCGGCACCCGGTATCAGAAGCTTAGCTTTCGATGTAGCGGAGGATCGCAAGCTGCTGCTCCAATATATGAGCAGTGAATTGTACCGGCAGAACGATGCTCATTTTATTTCACTTTGTATGGGGATCGCTGTATCTGTGAGGAACAGAAATTACAATCAGGAGGAATATGAAGAAGGTGTGATAATACCATATAGAGAAATGAGTAAGATGAAAAGGACGTATGAAGCACGCGGTTATTCACCGGACGTTGCGGACAGAGATAAGGTCTTGGAATATCTGGTCCAGATTCTTGAGACGAAGAAGTATCCCCACGAGCAAATCCGGCGGAGGATTGGGACCTTGACCGCAGAAAGGAGAATGTAA